CTCACTGTGTTCATCCATGGAAATGAATACAAGATACAAGTAGGTCCCTAGGGTGGAAGTAAAGATATAAATGAGCCATCCAGTGCTTGTCGCTTACAAAAGGTAGTCAGAGTatacagctgttatgaatgtaatatatatatattactactacacattatattttatttgttatGTGGTTGTTGGTGGATGTGTTTAAATGCTGCTCCATGATGTTACAATTTGCTGTACATTACAGTACACGTGAAATATTCCTGAAATAATGGGAAATATCTCTACTTTTAAATTCTTTATTCTTTCTGGGCTGCAGGACTCGGGAGTTTACAAGCCTCTGTACTTCTTTTTGGTGTTTGTTCTTTACATCCTCATTATCATAGTCAACTTAACCTTGATCTTTATTGTGGTAGTGGATAAAAGCCTCCATGAACCCATGTACATTTTCATCTCTCATTTGTGTGTAAATGGACTGTACGGGACTGTTGGTTTTTACCCTAAACTTTTGCTGGACTTGCAATCCGAAATTCACACCATAAGCTACAGTTGGTGCATGATTCAAATGTATGTCATTTACAGCTCTGCAATGTGTGAAATTACAATTCTAACAGTGATGTCTTATGACCGCTATGTGGCAATTTGCAGACCACTACAATACCACAGCATTGTGACTCCACGTGCTGTGTTAAAGTTGCTTGTTTTAGCCTGGGCTTATCCTCTCTTGTCACCAGCAGTAGGCATACTCCTTACTGCTAGAATACCCATTTGTGGAACTTATATCCATAAGCTATTTTGTGACAATCCTTCAGTGCTAAAGTTGGGATGTTATCGAGCAATAGTCAACCAGGTATGGAGTATGATAGTTATTTCAGGATATCTTATACAGTTTGTTTTAGTTTTAATTTCTTATGCTAATATTGTCCAGGTTTGTATATCATCCACTGAGGGTAGAGCAAAGTTCAGTAAAACTTGTGTGCCTCAtataatggttatggttatatatAGTGTGACTGCATTGTTTGATGTAATTTACAGCTGGGGTGGTTCTGTAAATCTTCCAATAGGTGTGCGTAATGCATTGGCTGTACAATTTCTGATTCTTCCTCCACTATTGAACCCATTAATTTATGGCCTACAACTTCCACAGATTCGAAAAGTACTATGCCGACAACGTTGTAAACACATGTGTTATCTTAGAAACAATGAATGATTAATCATTGTTTGATGAACCATGATCTTGCTCTGAAATTAAAGGTTGAAGTACAGACTGCCCCAACTGACCCCAACTGATAAATATGGTTCCTGTACTTAATAATGATTTCAGGTCAGTTAAATACTTTGGAAAACAGAGATTATAGAATATAGTAGCTTAAAGCAGAACATAGGCTGAATTGATAAAATACTTACAAGGCCTTGAATAATGTTGTGCTGACAAATTGAACTGTATCAACTGTTCATTGACTataggaagaaaaagaaaaaaataatacaaaacaattatctttttttgttatgtGCCTTGTTGATATATTTGTGACCCTCCAAAGCAAAATCAGTCGCTTGTGGCACAatactattttgagaaaatccacaataaacaaactttcaggttaaaatgttgaattttcaCGTTTGAGCAATTCGACAgaatacagtctacagtttcatatggtgaactcatttcatggaaaaacataagttttgactgttcAACCTGGTgaaaattcaacacattagcagtcatttccgttgtccacgccgcttaaaaagtcgatttctcctcttctggcatattgtgacgggagaaccatgtcaactttggatgcggttatcttagcgatagtttctgTAATATCTTCGTTTATGGCCATTCATGTGAGcgcaataacttaattttgtagattttaccaaagcgactggtttcgctttgcagggtcaaaTTTTAGATGATTATTTATTGTGTCACAAGAAATATTTTTCTGAGTGGCTGGTAGGGTGGCTATATAGGGACACTTATGCAGATCTGGTAAAACACTTTATTCACCTGCCCATGTCAGTCAGCAACCAAAGAAAGTACAGCCAACTGAACACGTCAGCTTCTTTTTAAACTTAACTGCATGTTTCTTTTGCATGCTATAAATGCATGACTATCGCATACTACCATGTCCCAATATAAAACTGCCTTTGCTTGTTCATTAATACTAATTCCATGAATCAGTACAGTAGGCAGCCATTATACCTTGattttttggtgaatgtacTATACAATATAAAATTGTCAAATCTAAATATTAAAATAACTCATTAAACATGATCACTATGAtcaaagaaaatacattgtGTCAATTTTTTTTCCTAGTGTACAATTTCAGTGTTTTTCAAATTTGCTCTCATTCACTCTAcatctctctgctcttcctATTTGATATAGGTTTCCCCGTAACCTTGACTGCACCAGATTGGTGGAAAGCAGTCGGCGAACTAATTTAGAGTGATAATTTAATAACTAACTTAATGGAATATTAGTAAGATATTAAGGTCTGCATTTATTTGGAACTTGTGTGGCTGCAGTTACTGCTGCCATGTGAACCCGGCCAGACAGACTATCCACATCCATCCTTGTGTAACTCGATTTGTGTTGAACCAGCACGGGTCAGCCCTGCATGCGCCTGGACTCGAACCgctgaaacagcagcacctcggattcGGAGTTGAGCATGCTGACAATCACGCTAAAAGCCAGCTGCACTCTTGAGGTGTCTGGAagtgaggtttaccaacgttccacacacacacacacacacacacacacacacacacattttattgaaTGTGCTTGTCAACATGTCAATTCTTTGGTTTTTTAATGCCAACGGCTCAATGAACCTCTGCTTTAACCGTGATTAATCCAGTTATTCAAAGTTATTGAGGCTATGATTCTTATTTAGCATAACATATCTACCCTAGCAAAACACCCTAACATCGATttcaattaccctagcaacaaactATCAACCACCACTATAATGTCAACTTAGCAACCACCATGGCAACCAACATGATTCCAGCATATTGATATGATGATTCTCTAACTGGGAGCACTTTTGGCACTGTGAACGTATGGAAAATTCACTCTCTTAAAATACACTTAAAACTATTTTCCTAACTTCATTCATTTGTCTTCTAACACAATATAACAGTGGGCAGTTTTAGAATTCCATGAAATATTACTATTTTTAACAGTTTTTCTGTAGTGTGTTTTCAATGATGTCATTTCCACcactagataaataaatataaatatagagTGTACTGGAATGGTGATATTAAAGTTCTCAGTCCAAAGGCACAAGTATGTCATGAGAGCATGCAAATAGTGCACAAAAATGGCATATAAATCATGTCCAAAGCTATGCCTGTAATTTCTCGGAGGTGGAAATGACATTTTAGCAGTTTTTCTGCAATATTAGTACACCCTACTGTCAGACTTAGCTACTTTTGGACTTAGCATATTGTTTACTTGTAATAAGCATAAATACATTATTTTCATATTTGCTTTACATAATTTAACTGAACTACAGCTGTGGTGGAAATGACGCTGAATAAAAATACTGTGTATAAAAGCTTGAGTTACCTTAATTTATTGTCTTGATCTGAATAGGTCATGTGCCTGAAGTTTCACCTTCAACTAATACTTCCTTTTTTCTATTATTTCCATGGTAACgaagtaaataaaatatttaagGTGGATTTTGATGAGAGTGGTGGAAATGACGGAAAACCTAGGGACAGacttattttatttcaaatatagTTTAAAATTGTTATATACATATGGATTGTTGATAGCAtgatattattttatttgtccTTAAGACAAACATGttataaaatgttttttaattcatCCTTTAATTAATGTTTTTACCATTCAAAGAGGGCCAGTCTGGGTTGGGGACAAAAACAAAACGGCAAAATCTGCTAATAAACAGCCTTGCAAAAgcatttttaaaagaaaacaggAGCAACATTTGGTGGTTACTAGGATATTGGAGCATTAACTCCATAATGATAATGTATTAGTGCATTTATTTGTTTGGTTATTTACCAAAAAAGGCCAAGGACACAAAAGTGCCTGTAGTTGGAGAATCACTATTTAGCATAGCAACGATCATGTCTAAAGCTCGGAACCAAAACCCGGTTCTAATTTGTAACAATGTGGATTTCGGTAACTTATTTGGCTCTGGTCTTTACTTTGTAATACCCCCTGAAATGTACATACAGAAAAGCTAAATTCCTCCTGTACACGAATGGACACGGCTTCTGAATTTAACACTTTTTAAACAAAGTGACATAGTAGAACAcattaaacattttaagctttttaaagcaattctaacaacaattttaggaaaacattaaaaaggtagagtgcaggAGGGaaaagtgcatcaatgagtgcaattgtccagAGGGTGAATGCGGCTGGGAATGACCGCCCTCTTCTTGTCCCTTTCAAGGTTAACATGGTCATGGACACCTGAACAGGCACAATTGGATTGTAAGTCAATAATCGGAACTGGTATTgcattccaccaacgaggaTGAACGGATGAAAAAGTTTTAATTGGCCTGAGCGTGCTGGTGGCAGAGCTAGATGTCGTTCACCTGACGAGCACAATGGTCGGGTGGTCGCATATGCCTGTATTCAAGAAGGTGGGAGTGTCGCGACCAAACAGGCCGGTTTGATTTTAAGGGGGATTCTTAGTCCCTGAGCACAACCCAATTTTCTGTTCCCCTAACAGGAACTTCTTAGGACCCCTTGACCACAAGCAACACGGACACACAAGTGCAGATGACCAATATTTTTTAAGGACCTCCCCACAGTCTCTTTCCATCATACATTCTGCAGCAGTAGGCAGTTACAATTCATCAACCAATAGAAATCAGTCCAGTGAAGCACACAATATAACAGTTCATACGCAACACCCCAAGGCTTGGCTAAGCTACTATTTAAAACCCACTCCAAATGTAGAATTACCACAAGGCTAGCTAATTTAGCACAGCAAGGTCATAGGGTCCACTGCTGCAGCCCTCAGATCCCCTCCTGCCGGGAGGTCAAGTCCCACACCATataaatagacacacaaacagaaaattaAATCTTACACATAGGGGGACCCATTGGCTCTGCCACAGCCAACTCACTGAATCCCCCAAAatcaaaccaaacaaaacaaccaCAAACCAAAAATAAATTGACAATAAACCACTATCGTATTTACACAGCACAGGTCATAACCAGCTTCAATGTCCACAGCACATCCGTGCACTTAACTGGCGGCCAGTAGTCCTCCCAGGGCGCAGCGTGAAGAGCTCACAAGAAAGTTCCGTTTGAACGTTCCCACGTCCTCTTCTGCTCACCGATAGGCTGGAACGCACCCTCACGCGCACCCGGAAGCTCCGCCCACTCGCTGCAGTCTAGCgggagaggaaaacacacaggcTCAGCATCCAAGGCCAGCGACGCTACCAGACCcactcacacagtcacttgCAGGCATAGTTACGTTCCTTGACTCGGATTTACTGCGCCACATCAACAGCCAACCCCGATCTCCTCCGCCGCCTGTCTTCCACGAGCCGCCGCCTGAGAGGGAAGTAAACAGATCGCTAAGCCATTGTCCAGCCGAACTAGCCAgcctcagtcactcactcagaaCTCTTACGTCCCTCCACTGCGGATCGTCTTGGCATGTCAGCTACACTCCCAGCTCCAGCCCCGTCCAGCCCGATCGGCAccggcagaagagagagaaaatgaaaggggagagaacacaaacatacacagccaCCACGAGCAATACGGCTACACGCTACAGTTCACAAACGAAACTCCGTCCGACTTGTCCTCTGCACCGGCGCCTCTCGTAGCACTGCCCGTCCTCCACAACAGAGTCATACCTGGGATTTTATACCACAGTCAGCCAATGCAAACGTCCCTCGCCGTTCAGCTGCTGGCCCGGTCCTGATTACTGGCGTCTGGCCGCCAGTTAGCTCATCAGCCAATGTTACGAGCACAAGACAATCAAAACACAGGTGAAACagatataaacatacacacgtgtTGTTTACCCCGTAGGGACGTGACAGGAGCAGAGCCGGAGATTTCTTTGCAGGCAAGCATGACTTGAATTTGATGCAGGCGGCCAACGATATAAGCCAGTGTAGATGGATGAGCAACGGGGTTACATGCGCCCTTTTGGGTTGGTTATAGAACATCTTTAACCTAACACTAACAGTGCATTCCAAATAAAAGACTTTTTGCAGTAGGTAGGGACTAGGGAGTAGGAAATACAGCATTGATGCTACCTTCCAACACAGTACTGCCTGCGAGACCATCCTACTTTGTAAAAACATTGCCTTTCCATGCATTTTCAGTATTGTCGATGAATACATTGGCTATTATGCAAACTGACTCCCTGCTTTGTTTCTGTTATATGGGTTGCACAGACTTGCAACAGTAAGCCTATTGGCGGCAATTCTGTAGAGCCCTCATggaattgtttttctttttctggatACTTAACTAACCTACGACAATGACGGTTATCCTCTAAGGATCATTGCACAGAGAGGCATCCCCTTTGCTATGCAGATTTGTagaagaggaatataaaagagCAGGTGCAAACGAGGAGGATTCAAGGTGAAGCAATCAGTGGCACAGTGATTCagtttatgtatgtatatgtatatgaaaTATGTTTTCTATATGTAATTATAATCTTAATTTCTAATTCATATTTTGTCAGAAGATGAAAACTATAGTCTTGAATAATCTGTCTCTTATGTGTATCAAGTAATCCAATACTCTGAAGCATTCACAGAACacatcaaaatgtttttttttttctctttcagatATGCACTGCAGACATGAATGAGTCTTTCCGTCTCACACTGATCTATGCTGCTTACCAGGACATGGGCTCAGTCAAATATGTACTTTTCACAGTTATTTTTGTGATATACTTTGTCTCCCTGATAGTCAACATTTCTGTTTTACTTTTGATTTACTTAGACACTTCTCTCCATAAGCCAATGCACATATTTTTATTTAGTTTAATTGCAAATGGGTTAATTGGAAGTACAGCTGTTTGGCCAAAGGTGATGGCCATGCTCTTAACAGATGTAAATACAGGATCATACGAAGGCTGCCTCATACAGGTTTTCCTAATTGGAGCCTATGGAGCATGTAATTATGCAATATTAATGGTGATGGCTTATGACAGATATGTCTCTATATTTCAGCCTTTGCAATACCACACCATCATGACCCCACAGAAAGTGAAACAATTTTCATTTGCCGTTCACTTTGTGCCCGCAGCTTTTTTACTTGTTCAAATTTGTCTGACAACCCAGATTTCCCTGTGCCATAACACCATTCATAAGGTTTTCTGTGATAACCTGTCTGTCCAGAGTTTATCATGCACCGACAGCATTTTTAGTTTTGTAAATAATGTGTATGGATTTTTTCTCCTCATTGGTTTTGGTGTGCTCCCTGCATGTCTAATATTTCTGTCATATTTCAAAATTGTGGTGTTAACACTCAATGCTTCAACAAATGCGAAGA
The Sardina pilchardus chromosome 13, fSarPil1.1, whole genome shotgun sequence genome window above contains:
- the LOC134099184 gene encoding olfactory receptor 6N1-like yields the protein MCPNTTDSGVYKPLYFFLVFVLYILIIIVNLTLIFIVVVDKSLHEPMYIFISHLCVNGLYGTVGFYPKLLLDLQSEIHTISYSWCMIQMYVIYSSAMCEITILTVMSYDRYVAICRPLQYHSIVTPRAVLKLLVLAWAYPLLSPAVGILLTARIPICGTYIHKLFCDNPSVLKLGCYRAIVNQVWSMIVISGYLIQFVLVLISYANIVQVCISSTEGRAKFSKTCVPHIMVMVIYSVTALFDVIYSWGGSVNLPIGVRNALAVQFLILPPLLNPLIYGLQLPQIRKHGSALHAPGLEPLKQQHLGFGVEHADNHAKSQLHS